The sequence TCGTGTCAAGGGCGGTTGTAATTGCTTGCGGAGATAAAAAATAGGTAAAAAATTATTCATTTTATATTCCTCATCTAATTGGATAATGACTTCTAATACCTCTTCATCTGATAAGTTATGATACAGCTTTTCATTTTCATTAACGGGACTTTGTTGATCTATAGTCGGGGTTAGTTTGTAATTCCGAAGAAAATTCAAATAGTTACCCAACATATCTAAACTTAAGACAGAAGCTGTTCCACTGGGGTTAAATTCTTGAGCAAGAAAAGTTTTTCCGTTTTCACATAAAGCAATTTTTTTCGGGATTGACTGTGTAACAGTAATGAATCCTCGTTCAACTAGACTTTGAGCTAATTTAATTTTAGGAGATACCTGTATTTCTTTTAAGAAGATACTTTTTTCAGCGCAAGCATTAAGAATCTTGAATTCTTTTTTTGTAATGGGTAATTCTGAAGAGTTAATGTTTAGAAGTGCTTTTCCAGAAGCAGTAATTTTGATTTTAGCGATTTCACTTTCTAGAATTTCTATTAAGTTTTGATCGCGCAACTGATAACAAATGCGATTACATTCCGATATTGGGGTCTTGACGGTCGGTTTAACAGAATTGACTTTTGCTTCGTATCCGTCTTCTCCTAAAAGTTTAAGGAGGAGTTTAATTTCCTTTGTTTTCATGATTTAAGCACATTTTATTTGTATTTAAGATAACATTTATATAAATTTTAGATCAACTACAAAAACTGGAGAACATGAGCGCTGGTTAGTAAATTCAATAAAAGCTGATGGTAAAAATTTAATATAAAACTCCCCTGACTGTAGAAAGCCAGGGGATGAAGTAATTTAGCAATCGTCTTAGTAAGCGTGTTGAATTTCGTAAAATTCAGGAGAAACGTAATCTTTGCGCAGGGGCCAACCCACCCAATCTTCATTCATCAATAACCGTTTCAAATTCGGATGTCCGTCATAAACAATGCCGAACATATCATAAGTTTCTCGTTCTTGCCAGTCCGCAGCTTTCCAGATCCAATAAACAGAAGGAAGATGAGGATTGTCACGGGGTAAGAAAACTTTAATCCGAACTTCTTCAGTCGAGTCAGCATCATCAGACACCTTTACTAGATGATAAAAGCTCACTAACTCTTTCCCAGGACCAGCATCATAACCGCCCTGACATTGCAGATAATTAAATCCGTTCTGATACAGAGCAGTTGCGACGGGTAGCAGCGCATCTGCTTCCACGCGGATCATTTCAATACCTTGATGATCCCGAGGAAGGGGTTGATTTTCTAGCCCGTTATTCGCAAGCCAAGAGGAAACCGCACCTGGTTCAACCAGTTGTGATTCTTCTTGGTTGGCTTCTTCGTTTTGAGTTTGTTTTTCTTCTTCAGCCACCTTAAGCCTCCTCTTTTTGAGTTTGGGATTCACTCAGTGCAGGCGAAACCGGAGATTCCATTGCTTCGGCTAACTCTTTGGGCGGTGCATCCCAAGTGCCTTTACCAAGATATTTTCCATCATGGATCGGATCAACCACTTTCATATTGTGAGTGGTACTGTAATAGCGGTGGGTTTGTTCAATGGAACCGGCTCGTTCTTGAATTGACTCATTGGCAATTTTCTTGCGAAGTTTGACAATTGCGTCAATAATTGCTTCGGGACGGGGAGGACAACCGGGAATATAAGCGTCCACTGGAATTAGTTTATCTACCCCACGGACAGCAGTGGGAGAATCAACACTAAACATCCCGCCAGTAATGGTGCAAGCCCCCATAGCAATCACATATTTCGGAGCTGGCATTTCTTCATAAAGACGCACTAACGCTGGTGCCATCTTCATGGTGATTGTACCAGAGGTAATGATTAAATCCGCTTGCCGAGGACTACAACGGGGTAACAAGCCAAAACGGTCAAAGTCAAAGCGAGAGCCAATCAGGGCTGCAAACTCAATAAAGCAGCAAGCAGTCCCGTACATCATGGGCCAAAGACTGGATAATCGTGACCAATTGTAGAGGTCATCCACAGTGGTTAGAATCACATTTTCCGACAGATCTTGGGTCACCCCAGTTCGGCTTGCTGGATTGAGGATTTTCTCTTTCTGTTGTTGTTCTAAAGTTCCTTGATTCATGGTTGATTCAGAATTCATGACCATTCTAATGCTCCTTTGCGCCATGCGTACACTAATGCCACTACCAGAATGGCAATGAAGATTAGGGCTTCTACAAACGCGAGTAATCCCAATTGGTTAAAGGCAACTGCCCACGGATACAAAAAGACCGTTTCGACATCAAAGACCACGAACACCAGCGCAAACATATAGTAACGAATATTAAATTGAATCCAGGCTCCGCCCATGGGCTCCATCCCAGACTCATAGCTGGTGCGTGTCTCGGGTCCCCCGCCACTGGGTCGTAATAATTTAGCAGCAGCGAGGGCAATGACAGGGATTAATGAGCAGATCAACAAAAATCCCAAAAAGTATTCATAGCCAGTTAGTGCAAACACGCGCTTTTTTTCCTCTTGTTAAGTACAAACTTTGTTATGTTTCTTTACTTTCTACTTTCTATCGTATCTTAATGCGCGGTTAGTAATCCTTCATTCCCTAGGGATAATTACACATTTTTAAAGATGAGAGCGGTGCTGCCATTGCACATAAAATAAGATGATGGCAACCAAAATATAACCAATTGTCCATTGTGCGCCTACGCCCCAACCGAGTTGAATCACGGTATCGCCAATAGTCCATTGATAGCTATGGATTAAGCCTACCCAAGCCAGTGCTGCTGCAATCAGTGACCAAATCGCTGCTTTTCCAAATTGGCGTTCCACAATGTAAACCACCATCGTTGCCAAAATCATCGCGGAAAACACTAACCCCTGTTCAAGGGCAAATGCACCAGTGATATAGGTATCATTTTGTTGGAAGGAGGCAACCACTTCTTCTGAGAAAGGACGCTCTGGATTGCCTATTCCTGCTGCTCTTAGTCCATTTTTCGCAATTCCTGCAGCCCAGCCTGCAATACCAATCATAATCCCGATGATGACCGCAGGGAGATGAGGTTGGGTTGTGGCGGTGACACTTTGAATCGCGATCGCGCTGCCAATCCATAAAACAATTGCCATTCCGCTTTCAAATGGCAAGACTGGGTAAAATCCGTCCATAAACAATTTCTGGGGGAAAATTTAAGACCCCTTGGGTTAAACTAACAATGACCAAAATCTGAATTAAATTGTCTAAACCCAGACCAAAAAAACCGTCGATGTCTTGACGAACAAACCAACGGGGAAAACGACTTGTTTGGTTATTCTGCATATTTTTTGAGGTTGCTTATTGATGGCACTCACTTGAGGAAAAATATACTAAGAAGAATGATTTAATGTCAATTTTTACCCCGAGAATGAAACAGCCCTGCCTTTGTAAGGGGGGAAATCAAGTTTTTACAAAGGAACTAGAACTGCTATAGCTTTGTCCCTCAACAGACTCAGAAATGATATAAAGTGAATAACTAATCTTCAACAATTAATGAATGATCAAATATGCCCCGTAATCTCGAAAAAGAAATCAAAGACTTCTATGACGCATCCAGTTCTCTCTGGGAAAATATTTGGGGAGAACATATGCACCATGGCTATTATGGTCGCAGTGGAAAGAATAAAGTCTCTCGTCGTCAAGCCCAAATTGATCTTATTGAAGAATTGCTGGCTTGGGGAAATCTGAGTCAGTCGGAAACGCCTCCTCAAAATATTTTAGATGTGGGCTGTGGAATTGGTGGGAGTACCCTCTATTTAGCCCAAAAATTTAACGCTACAGCGCAAGGGGTCACTCTTTCCCCAGAACAAGCCAAACGAGGAACAGAACGCGCCACAGAAGCAAATTTAGCGGATAGGGCGCGATTTCAGGTGGCGAATGCTTTGGACTTACCCTTTGCTGATCAGACATTTGATTTCCTGTGGTCGTTGGAAAGTGGGGAACACTTCCCCGACAAAGCGAAGTTTCTCCAAGAAGCGTATCGAGTCTTAAAGCCAGGGGGAAAACTGTTGATGGCGACGTGGTGTCATCGTCCCACTGATTCTTTAGCGGGGGAGTTGACAACAGATGAAAAGCAACATTTAGCAGAGATTTATCGGGTGTATTGTTTACCTTACGTGATTTCTTTACCAGAATATCGCGCGATCGCGCAAGAAGTCGGTTTCCAAGAGATTAAATGTGATGATTGGTCACAAGCGGTCGATCCGTTTTGGAATATTGTTATTGATTCTGCTTTTACGCCAGAGGCGATTATGGGATTGATTGAAAGTGGTTGGAAAACAGTGGAAGCTGCTTTATCTTTGGGATTAATGAGTCGTGGATATCGTCGCGGGTTAATTCGTTTTGCTATCTTACAAGCAGTGCGTAGCAGTGACTAGCGACCAAGTAACGAATAACAAAGAACAAATGACTAATGTACAGACGTTCCATGGAACGTCTCTACCCAATGACTAATGACTCATGACTTCTAATCTTGAAAAAACTGTTTTGCATGATCCAATGGGTTGGTTAAAAAGCCTCTGGAAATTTTCTCGTCCTCATACGATGATTGGGACAACGTTAAGTGTTTTTGCGTTATATTTTATTACCCTTGCTATTTATACAGTTACGATCAGTGGAACAAATTTAGTTCCTTTATTTTCCGCTTGGATTGCTTGTTTGGCTGGAAATGTGTATATTGTTGGGTTGAATCAACTGGAAGATGTTTCCATTGATAAAATTAATAAGCCGACCTTACCGATCGCTGCAGGAGAATTTTCTTTAAAGCAAGGACAATGGATTGTTGGTCTTACGGGAACTTTAGCCATTATTCTTGGTTTAATAACAAGTCAATGGTTATTCTTAACGATCGCAGTGAGTTTAACCATCGGAACGGCTTATTCTCTACCCCCGATTCGTTTGAAACGATTCCCCTTTTGGGCTGCATTGTGCATCTTTACCGTTCGTGGGGTCATTGTTAATATTGGCTTGTTTTTACATTTCAATCAAACTTTGAAACAAGAAGCCTTAATTCCTCCTGCAATTTGGGCGTTAACCTTATTTATTTTAGTATTTACGATCGCGATCGCGATCTTTAAAGATGTTCCAGACTTAGAAGGAGACCAACAATATAACATCACCACCTTTACTATTTTATTAGGGAAATCTACGATTCTTAATCTCACCCGCATTATTATCAGCGTTTGTTATTTCGGGGTAATGATTGCAGCGTGGCGATGGTTACCAGATGTGAATCCTATCTTTGTGGGGATGACACATGGCGGACTTCTCTTGCTACTGTGGTGGCGTAGTCAAAAGGTTGATTTAGAAAATAAAAGCGCGATCGCGCAATTCTATCAATTGATTTGGAAGTTATTTTATCTGGAATACTTATTATTTCCCATTAGTTGTTTTTTAGCTTAAATTATTATGCCAGAACTTGCTCCGCATACAACTAAGATTATTGCTTTAGTAACTGTTTCAATTCTTCTCCTGATTGTGTTAATTACCTTGGGCAGAAGTTTCATTTTATCAAAACGATTTCAGAAAGCCTGTCAACTCTACGAAGATGAAAAATATGGCGAGGCAATTCCCCTGTTTCAGAAAATCATTGCTCGCCAAAAGAGTAATGATTTAGCGCAATTGTTATTAGGAAAATGTTTTGTGGGACAAGGAAACTTAACGGAAGCCATTTCCACCTTTGAAACCTTAACCCAAAGTTCTCCCAAAAATGTTGATGCTTACATTGAGTTGGGGAAAGTGTATATGCAGCAGGGGAAAATTGACAGCGCGATCGCGCAGTTTGAACAAGCTGCAAAAATCAAACCGAATAAATTTGCAGAACCCCATCGGGTGCTTGGGTTAGCCTTAAAAGAAAAAGGAGAGACGAAAGCAGCCTTGAGTTCTCTAGAAAAAGCGAAAAAACTCTATTCTGCACAAAAATCTTACCCGATGATCGAAGCCATTGATGAAGAAATTCATACCATTACGGAACAAAGTAGTTGATCCTTATCGTCTCAATCTGACCATAAAAAAACCATCGCTGTTGTGTTCAGTTGGAATCACTTTTAACCAACCAGAAGAGGAAACCAAAGATTGGGCGGGAAATGTTTCTGGAGGGGCTTCAATTTTCCATTCAGGATGATGGCTTAAAAAGGCTTGAATGACATCTTCATTTTCTAAAGGATTAATGGTACAAGTGGCATAGACTAAAATCCCATTCGGTTTGACCCAAGTTGCAGTTGCAGTTAAGATTTCCTGCTGTAGCTTCGCCAACTGAACGAGATTTTCTGGCGTTTGTCGCCACCGTAAATCGGTGCGTCGGTGCAATGTTCCTAAACCCGAACAAGGGGCATCAATTAACACCCGATCTGCGGTATTTTGAAACTGAGACAGTTCTCGCGCATCTCCAACACGGGTTTCTATAGATTTTAATTGCAGACGTTGAGCATTGTTCGTGACTTTTTTGAGACGACTTTCAGCGCGATCGCACGCCCAAATTTTCCCCTCATCCCCCATTAATTCTGCAATGTGAGTGGTTTTCCCCCCTGGCGCAGCACAAGCATCAATAATGGTTTCTCCCGCTTGCGGAGACAATAAATAACTGACCAATTGTGCACTAAAATCTTGAACCGTCCACCAGCCTTCTGTAAACCCTGGCAGTTGTTCTATTTTTCCCACACCAGAGGAGAGTCTTAACCCTAAAGGAACAAAAGGAAGAGGAGAATAAGCAATATTCGCTTCGGTAAGGGCTTTTTCCAGGGCTTCTGGGGTCGTTTTTAAGGGATTAATTCTTAAATCAAGGTTTGGGGATTGATTAAACCAAATTCCCAATTGATCGGCTGTTGCTTCGCCAAATTCATCACACCAGAGTTGAATCAACCAATCGGGAAAGCTATGTTGAATTCCCAGTTTCTGAATAGGGTCATTGGGTAGGTGTAAGGGATCGCCTTCTTTTTCTCGTTGACGAATGTATTGGCGTAAAATTCCATTGACGACTCTTGAGAGTTTCCCTAAATGATTGCTTTTTGCTAGTTCGACACTGGTATCCACCGCAGCAGAAGGGGGAACTTGTGTCAGATAGCGCAGTTGATAGAATCCCAGTTGCAAGATTAAGCGCAGTTTCGGTGGTTGCTCAGAAGCGGGTTTACTGGCAAATTGATCAATAAGTGCGTCTAGGGTGCGTTGTCGGCGGACAATACCATAGACTAACTCACTCACTAAGCCATAATTTTGAGGAGAGAGGGTCGCCTGAGAAAACGCGCGATCGAGCGCAACTTCTGCATAAGCCCCCTTTAAAACCACATCTCGCAGTGCGTTGAACGCAACTTTCCGAGGATTAGAATCAGTCATTATTTGTTCTTGGTTCTTGGTTCTTGGTTCTTGGTTCTTGGTTTGTTGATAGCGACTGATTCCCTATCACCCATAATCAGCAAAATCGGGTTGGGCTGTGTTCTTTGACCCAACCTGATAATTCATTAAAAATATTGTTCGACTCCAGATAACAAGCCTTTTTCCGCGAGCCATTGCTTATTATACAAACGAGATTGGTAGCGAGTTCCACTATCACACAATACCGTAACAATGGTTTGCCCGGGACCGATTTGTTTTGCTAAGGCATAAGCAGCACCGACATTGATCCCCACAGAACCGCCCATAAACAGTCCTTCTTTGTGCAGCAACTCATAAATCATTTCGACACAGGTGGGGTCATCAATTTGAATGGCATCATCTGCGGGTGCGCCCTGCATATTAGCGGTAATGCGACTATTGCCAATTCCTTCTGTGATTGATCCCCCTTCGGTGTGAATCTCGCCAGTTTTGACATAACTATACAAACCGCTACCCATGGGATCAGCAACTACACATTTGATATCAGGGTTCACTTCCTTAAAGAACATGGAAGCGCCTGCATAAGTGCCTCCAGTTCCTGTGGCTGCCACCCAAACATTAACTTGACCGTCGGTTTGTCGCCAAATTTCAGGACCTGTGGTTTCATAATGCGCCCGTCGATTGGCAACATTATCAAATTGATTGGCCCAAATTGCATTTTCCGTTTCTTCGGCAAGTCGTCCTGAGACTTTAATATAGTTATTAGGGTCGCGATAGGGAACAGCTGGAACCGTCTGTACTTCTGCACCGAGGGTTCGCAGTGCATCAATTTTTTCTTGAGATTGGGTTTCGGGAATAATAATCAGACATTTATAACCCTTGGCGTTGCAGATATGGGCTAAACCAATCCCTGTATTGCCAGCAGTTCCTTCTACTACCGTTCCCCCTGGTTTGAGTAAGCCTTTTTCTTCTGCATCTTTAATAATGTAGAGGGCTGCGCGATCTTTAACCGATCCACCAGGATTGAGGAATTCTGCTTTTCCTAAAATTTCGCAACCTGTCTCGTCACTTAAGCGGTTAAGACGGATGAGGGGGGTATTCCCAACTGTACCAACAAAGCCTTGTTTAACGTCCATTCTGTTTTAACATGATCAACTTATCTATTTTCCATTAGACCAATTCCACTGTGCAACATTTAACCTTCTTAAATCTACTCATAGTTAAGTAAACTTAAGCTAGGTATAGCATTACTCGTAAGAGTAAAGGGCGTTGCCGCCAAAGCCCGTAGCATAATGTTACGGGCGCCATTCCAATCTCGGTGTACGGTGTAGCCACAACTAGGACACTTAAACTTCTTACTTCCTCCTAAGCGATCATGAATGTGACCGCACTCTGGGCAAGTTTTAGAGGTATAAGACTCATTGCATCGGACTACCAAGACTCCTTTACGTTTCGCCTTATGTAAAAGATGTTC comes from Halothece sp. PCC 7418 and encodes:
- a CDS encoding NAD(P)H-quinone oxidoreductase subunit J, with the protein product MAEEEKQTQNEEANQEESQLVEPGAVSSWLANNGLENQPLPRDHQGIEMIRVEADALLPVATALYQNGFNYLQCQGGYDAGPGKELVSFYHLVKVSDDADSTEEVRIKVFLPRDNPHLPSVYWIWKAADWQERETYDMFGIVYDGHPNLKRLLMNEDWVGWPLRKDYVSPEFYEIQHAY
- the ndhK gene encoding photosynthetic/respiratory NAD(P)H-quinone oxidoreductase subunit K; this encodes MNSESTMNQGTLEQQQKEKILNPASRTGVTQDLSENVILTTVDDLYNWSRLSSLWPMMYGTACCFIEFAALIGSRFDFDRFGLLPRCSPRQADLIITSGTITMKMAPALVRLYEEMPAPKYVIAMGACTITGGMFSVDSPTAVRGVDKLIPVDAYIPGCPPRPEAIIDAIVKLRKKIANESIQERAGSIEQTHRYYSTTHNMKVVDPIHDGKYLGKGTWDAPPKELAEAMESPVSPALSESQTQKEEA
- the ndhC gene encoding photosynthetic/respiratory NAD(P)H-quinone oxidoreductase subunit C gives rise to the protein MFALTGYEYFLGFLLICSLIPVIALAAAKLLRPSGGGPETRTSYESGMEPMGGAWIQFNIRYYMFALVFVVFDVETVFLYPWAVAFNQLGLLAFVEALIFIAILVVALVYAWRKGALEWS
- a CDS encoding methyltransferase domain-containing protein, which codes for MPRNLEKEIKDFYDASSSLWENIWGEHMHHGYYGRSGKNKVSRRQAQIDLIEELLAWGNLSQSETPPQNILDVGCGIGGSTLYLAQKFNATAQGVTLSPEQAKRGTERATEANLADRARFQVANALDLPFADQTFDFLWSLESGEHFPDKAKFLQEAYRVLKPGGKLLMATWCHRPTDSLAGELTTDEKQHLAEIYRVYCLPYVISLPEYRAIAQEVGFQEIKCDDWSQAVDPFWNIVIDSAFTPEAIMGLIESGWKTVEAALSLGLMSRGYRRGLIRFAILQAVRSSD
- a CDS encoding homogentisate phytyltransferase, producing the protein MTSNLEKTVLHDPMGWLKSLWKFSRPHTMIGTTLSVFALYFITLAIYTVTISGTNLVPLFSAWIACLAGNVYIVGLNQLEDVSIDKINKPTLPIAAGEFSLKQGQWIVGLTGTLAIILGLITSQWLFLTIAVSLTIGTAYSLPPIRLKRFPFWAALCIFTVRGVIVNIGLFLHFNQTLKQEALIPPAIWALTLFILVFTIAIAIFKDVPDLEGDQQYNITTFTILLGKSTILNLTRIIISVCYFGVMIAAWRWLPDVNPIFVGMTHGGLLLLLWWRSQKVDLENKSAIAQFYQLIWKLFYLEYLLFPISCFLA
- a CDS encoding M48 family metallopeptidase; protein product: MPELAPHTTKIIALVTVSILLLIVLITLGRSFILSKRFQKACQLYEDEKYGEAIPLFQKIIARQKSNDLAQLLLGKCFVGQGNLTEAISTFETLTQSSPKNVDAYIELGKVYMQQGKIDSAIAQFEQAAKIKPNKFAEPHRVLGLALKEKGETKAALSSLEKAKKLYSAQKSYPMIEAIDEEIHTITEQSS
- a CDS encoding 16S rRNA (cytosine(967)-C(5))-methyltransferase; the encoded protein is MTDSNPRKVAFNALRDVVLKGAYAEVALDRAFSQATLSPQNYGLVSELVYGIVRRQRTLDALIDQFASKPASEQPPKLRLILQLGFYQLRYLTQVPPSAAVDTSVELAKSNHLGKLSRVVNGILRQYIRQREKEGDPLHLPNDPIQKLGIQHSFPDWLIQLWCDEFGEATADQLGIWFNQSPNLDLRINPLKTTPEALEKALTEANIAYSPLPFVPLGLRLSSGVGKIEQLPGFTEGWWTVQDFSAQLVSYLLSPQAGETIIDACAAPGGKTTHIAELMGDEGKIWACDRAESRLKKVTNNAQRLQLKSIETRVGDARELSQFQNTADRVLIDAPCSGLGTLHRRTDLRWRQTPENLVQLAKLQQEILTATATWVKPNGILVYATCTINPLENEDVIQAFLSHHPEWKIEAPPETFPAQSLVSSSGWLKVIPTEHNSDGFFMVRLRR
- a CDS encoding cysteine synthase A; this translates as MDVKQGFVGTVGNTPLIRLNRLSDETGCEILGKAEFLNPGGSVKDRAALYIIKDAEEKGLLKPGGTVVEGTAGNTGIGLAHICNAKGYKCLIIIPETQSQEKIDALRTLGAEVQTVPAVPYRDPNNYIKVSGRLAEETENAIWANQFDNVANRRAHYETTGPEIWRQTDGQVNVWVAATGTGGTYAGASMFFKEVNPDIKCVVADPMGSGLYSYVKTGEIHTEGGSITEGIGNSRITANMQGAPADDAIQIDDPTCVEMIYELLHKEGLFMGGSVGINVGAAYALAKQIGPGQTIVTVLCDSGTRYQSRLYNKQWLAEKGLLSGVEQYF